From Erwinia pyri, a single genomic window includes:
- a CDS encoding outer membrane lipoprotein carrier protein LolA — translation MIRCLLAGLLLLSAAVQAVTLDDLQQRFASQAVVRADFTQLREIKGMAPLKSSGELLIAQDQGLWWHQARPFPLTLVLDESRMMQVMNGQPPQIVTAESNPQMFQFNHLLRALFRADRQVLEQNFALDFQDRGQGRWQLVLTPKTSPLDKLFNSITLQGAAWLEAIELNDRQGDKTAISLSNQRTTTSLSSEEQQRFVF, via the coding sequence ATGATCCGCTGCCTGCTTGCCGGGCTGCTGCTGTTAAGCGCAGCTGTTCAGGCGGTGACGCTTGACGATCTTCAGCAACGTTTCGCCAGCCAGGCGGTAGTGCGGGCTGACTTTACCCAGCTACGGGAGATCAAAGGGATGGCGCCGCTGAAATCGAGCGGCGAGCTGCTGATTGCCCAGGATCAAGGGTTGTGGTGGCATCAGGCCAGGCCTTTCCCTCTGACGCTGGTGCTGGATGAAAGCCGCATGATGCAGGTGATGAACGGCCAGCCCCCGCAGATCGTCACGGCTGAGAGTAACCCACAGATGTTTCAGTTCAATCATCTGCTGCGCGCGCTGTTCCGCGCCGATCGTCAGGTGCTGGAGCAGAACTTCGCGCTGGATTTTCAGGATCGCGGGCAGGGGAGATGGCAGCTGGTTCTGACGCCAAAAACCTCACCGCTGGATAAATTATTTAATAGCATCACCCTGCAGGGGGCAGCCTGGCTGGAGGCAATTGAGCTGAACGACCGTCAGGGTGACAAAACGGCAATTTCTCTCAGCAATCAGCGTACCACGACCAGCCTGAGCAGTGAGGAGCAACAGCGTTTTGTTTTCTGA
- a CDS encoding acyl-CoA thioesterase, whose protein sequence is MLNDPRFSVEVEMSIPFHDVDAMGVVWHGNYFRYFEIAREALLRKFNYGYREMKASGYLWPVVDTRVKYRAVLTFEQTIRVRATLEEVENRLRIGYQIFDARSGKRLTTGYTIQVAVEESSQEMRFVSPPILFERLGVQP, encoded by the coding sequence GTGTTAAACGACCCGCGTTTTTCTGTTGAAGTGGAAATGAGCATTCCTTTTCATGATGTTGATGCCATGGGCGTTGTCTGGCACGGCAACTATTTCCGCTATTTTGAGATTGCCCGCGAAGCGCTGTTGCGAAAATTTAATTATGGCTATCGGGAAATGAAAGCCTCTGGCTACCTCTGGCCGGTGGTGGATACGCGGGTGAAATACCGCGCGGTGCTGACCTTTGAGCAGACCATTCGCGTGCGCGCCACGCTGGAAGAGGTGGAGAACCGGTTGCGTATCGGCTATCAGATCTTTGACGCCCGGAGCGGTAAGCGCCTCACTACCGGCTATACCATTCAGGTAGCGGTGGAGGAGAGCAGCCAGGAGATGCGTTTCGTCTCGCCGCCGATCCTGTTTGAGCGCCTGGGAGTGCAGCCATGA
- a CDS encoding glycosyltransferase family 2 protein: MLADFSPCVVIPCYNHGAMMASVLARLAPFSLPVFIIDDGSDEATQGCLAALDHANVTLIRLPQNRGKGAAVMRGLQAAAAAGFSHALQVDADGQHQIEDSPALLAAARQHPACLISGQPIYDDSIPKSRLYGRYITHFWVWVETLSFSIRDSMCGFRVYPLAPTLALATRHPIGARMDFDTEVMVRLYWRGTPSRFIPTRVTYPVDGVSHFDALHDNLRISWMHTRLFFGMLPRIPSLLKRRREEHWAGIKERKGRSGLRFMLWVYQLFGRGVFTLLLWPVIGFYWLTGGPQRAASRQWIKHIRQYARQQHRSLPGRVNSFHHYLRFGESMLEKIASWRGDLRWGKEIDFAPGAEEAIAGGKPGGRLILASHLGDIEACRALAQQVSGLVINALVFTDNAQRFRQVMDEIAPEASRHVMPVTEIGPETAILLQQKLDAGEWIAIVGDRTAVNRQRGGVRRVIWSEFLGKPAPFPQGPFVLAAALRCPVLLMFALREEGKLRLHCEPFADPLVLPRATRQQALQQAVDRYAGRLAHHALIAPLDWFNFFDFWQLPEQPQTDEKEESQC, translated from the coding sequence GTGCTAGCGGACTTTTCCCCCTGCGTGGTGATCCCCTGCTATAACCACGGGGCGATGATGGCTTCCGTGCTGGCAAGGCTGGCCCCTTTTAGCCTGCCGGTGTTTATTATCGACGACGGCAGCGATGAGGCTACGCAGGGCTGCCTGGCCGCATTAGATCATGCTAACGTCACGCTGATTCGTCTGCCGCAGAATCGGGGTAAGGGCGCGGCAGTGATGCGCGGGCTACAGGCCGCTGCCGCTGCCGGATTCAGCCATGCGCTGCAGGTTGACGCTGATGGCCAACATCAGATTGAGGACAGCCCTGCGCTGCTGGCAGCCGCGCGCCAGCATCCGGCTTGCCTGATTTCCGGCCAGCCGATCTATGACGACTCGATCCCCAAATCTCGTCTGTATGGCCGTTACATCACCCATTTCTGGGTTTGGGTGGAAACCCTGTCGTTTTCCATCAGGGACAGCATGTGTGGCTTCCGCGTCTATCCTCTGGCGCCGACGCTGGCACTGGCGACGCGCCATCCCATCGGAGCGCGGATGGACTTTGATACTGAAGTCATGGTGCGCCTTTACTGGCGCGGCACGCCAAGCCGTTTTATTCCCACCCGCGTCACCTATCCTGTTGATGGCGTATCGCATTTCGATGCGCTTCATGACAACCTGCGCATCTCCTGGATGCATACGCGCTTGTTTTTCGGCATGCTGCCGCGCATCCCTTCGCTGCTTAAGCGCCGCCGCGAAGAACACTGGGCGGGCATAAAGGAGCGTAAGGGGCGGTCGGGGCTGAGATTTATGCTGTGGGTTTATCAGCTCTTCGGTCGCGGGGTATTCACCCTGTTGCTCTGGCCGGTGATCGGATTTTACTGGCTTACCGGCGGCCCTCAGCGGGCAGCTTCCCGTCAGTGGATCAAACATATTCGCCAGTATGCCCGCCAGCAACATCGCTCGCTGCCCGGCCGGGTGAACAGTTTTCATCACTATCTGCGTTTTGGCGAATCGATGCTGGAGAAAATTGCCAGCTGGCGGGGCGATCTGCGCTGGGGGAAAGAGATCGATTTTGCTCCCGGTGCCGAAGAGGCGATCGCCGGCGGCAAGCCAGGCGGCAGGCTGATCCTGGCCTCGCATCTCGGGGATATTGAAGCCTGCCGGGCGCTGGCGCAGCAGGTGAGCGGGCTGGTGATCAATGCGCTGGTCTTTACCGACAATGCGCAGCGTTTTCGTCAGGTGATGGATGAGATAGCGCCAGAGGCGAGCAGGCATGTGATGCCGGTGACGGAGATTGGCCCGGAAACCGCCATTTTGCTGCAGCAGAAGCTGGATGCCGGCGAGTGGATAGCGATAGTGGGTGACCGTACAGCCGTCAATCGCCAGCGAGGCGGGGTAAGACGGGTGATTTGGAGTGAGTTTCTCGGCAAGCCCGCGCCTTTTCCGCAGGGACCTTTCGTGCTGGCTGCTGCGCTGCGCTGTCCGGTGCTGCTGATGTTTGCCCTGCGGGAAGAGGGAAAGCTGCGGCTGCACTGTGAACCCTTTGCCGACCCGCTGGTATTACCCCGCGCTACGCGCCAGCAGGCTTTACAGCAGGCAGTGGACAGGTATGCCGGAAGGCTGGCGCACCACGCGCTGATAGCGCCGCTGGACTGGTTTAATTTTTTCGATTTCTGGCAACTGCCGGAGCAACCGCAAACGGATGAGAAAGAGGAATCACAGTGTTAA
- a CDS encoding hydroxymyristoyl-ACP dehydratase, translating into MLPVELSRQQQAGKAEVLLQVEPDLFWFRGHFPTQPLLPGVAQLDWVMHYGVTMLAPDRQFSAVENIKFQQPILPGHTLKLTLSWQSEKSCLQFDYQILGGEQPLRASSGKITLC; encoded by the coding sequence ATGCTGCCCGTTGAGCTTTCCCGCCAGCAGCAGGCTGGAAAAGCAGAAGTTTTACTGCAGGTGGAACCCGATCTCTTCTGGTTCCGCGGCCATTTCCCCACGCAGCCGTTATTGCCCGGCGTCGCCCAGCTTGACTGGGTGATGCATTACGGCGTGACCATGCTGGCACCCGACAGGCAGTTTTCGGCGGTTGAAAACATCAAGTTTCAGCAGCCCATTCTGCCGGGCCACACGCTGAAACTGACGCTGAGCTGGCAGAGTGAGAAAAGCTGTCTGCAGTTCGACTATCAGATCCTGGGCGGCGAACAGCCCCTGCGCGCCAGCAGCGGGAAGATCACGCTGTGCTAG